The DNA window CAACACATGTAACCATGGCACATGCTTACATGTTGAAGTGGCACCTTGCTCCGTCATATGAACTTACAAAACGACATGTGGAACTGTGTACAAAGTAAAATTCAAGAACGTTACGGCATGCTTATGTAGAATGTTGTCTcgttaaattcaattaaaataatgcttgtgttaaagattattttttcatgtgttttttgagaaatatattataataagatattaatatgaagctgaatatatattttctgaaatatattaaattgaaacaaattttaaaatattttttaaatataaaaacaaatatgttccaaaaataaacaaacatctTTCGTATTAGATCAACGCCGGAGACATGTATAGGTTAGGGTGGATTTTAGCCcaaatcaagattttatcaatttttttattagttttatgtaaagaaaatttataattctcaattgaggtatcaaaaaattctaaaaaattacgtgaagccttctaatatgatattttagtttgggttaaaatttcagaagttttgaagaaattcagaaatttaataaaaaaatcataatttgaccagttttacgttattgggtgtaattttcaatccgaccatcagattgagctgaaattttacaagaaaacttaaaatatattgaataaaatctggttaaaattttaggatgaataGAGTTTGatagtgctaacaaaaaaaaaatcaattcagatTTGAAAAACTTACAAAGTaagagaataaccttgtaaattTACAAAGTTcaacttataaaatattaaaataaagaagaataaagtgaaggaaggaggaattgagagaggaaaaaaatttaattactttgtttttcagttgacatgagattgttattttatttcgaTTGAAGGATTGTTACAATATcaattcagattcgattatagatgaattatattccacaaataTCGAAGGATGTGACTTTAATagtaagtttatttttactttcactttgattttatatactttcaaacttattttttaatattatgggtagtgtatttgaattaaaactttaatgttaactttaaaaattcatgtgcatgagttaataatttatcttaaaaaatatttatatatttatttaatagctcaGGACAAGAAAAATTCTTGGTTCCGTCCTTGTATTAGATCCACCCGtacttttttaaattcttgattttttaaaaataaatccttaaattaatattttttattttcattttaatatggtaatgttaaaaaatattattttaatatatttaaatattttaaaaactaatatttatcaTACTTTCAAAAAGCTTGAATTCATGTATCCACTGTACTgaggtcaatatttttttatattttcgaaGCTGAAGAATTTGGAGGGGTGAATCTTTCAGAGTACATAAGaggatgtttggttaaaatacAATTGGAATCATATCTatcttaaaatcaattttttgggCGTGGACTGATTTACCCTAAAATTTTCGTTGACCAAATAGATAATAACTTCAATAACCGTCCAGCACagcaaaattatatttattaaatctcACTGGGTCTGTCAGATTTACCTGTAAAAATTAGGATTTGaagctaatttttaatttaatcagatAAAGTTTTGAGGGATCCGAttcatttgattcttttataatttataaatccgatcttatcaatattttataaaaaaccaaaatatagcTTCTATGTTAAGGCGGTGCCACGTTAACAAACGCAATCCCGGAACACCTTCAACGCCAACGCAAGGCGGGAATTGAAAGTGACAGACACGTGGGGTCATCTATTGCTTAGTACTTTCCAGAGTAAATACCAGCCTGTCATTTATGTCCACTTGTCACCCTGAAACAAGACTTGGGACTCGAAGTATTCACATGGTCAGCGCTAACGGGGTCCTCCAAAAAAAGAACCTGACAGTGTGTATGTGATTGAATACCAAttgttaattatgttttagaATTAAAGTCCATTTTATCGTACATATTTGAAATTATCATTGCTTTCCCAACGAGAATATTAGATTGCTTCTGCGTTTAGctgaagttgttttttaaaatattttttattaaaaaatatattaaaataatatttttttttatatcagtccatcaaaataatttaaaaacataaaaaaatattaatttaaaataaagaaaaaaataaaaaaaaattaaaaatatttttgaaacacaaaaacaaacaggacatAAATAAGGGTTCGTTTTTCAGTGGATATAACcgtgcatttatttatttttagttttaaattatttttttatattttaaaataatttaaatgtgttaatttcaaagattaattttaaaaatattattttaatatatttataaacaaaaaatacatttaaaagcaACCTCTAAGGATCTCTAAAAAATGCTCCAAGTATTTGTTGAAGAGTGTATTTTAATTTGTGCTTgagtaagttttaaaaatatatttatctttaaaaattattacattaatatattttagtattttttttcatgattttgatgtgctaatatcataaataaataaaaatttaaaaataattatcataataaacttctaaaaaaaagcttttttaaaaaccataataaactacaataccaaacacgcgTTAAGTGTGTGTGTCTAGAAATgcgatatataatattttaaaaaaatattttttaaataaaaatatattaaaaaaatattattttagaattttttattctgatttttaatctataaaatcatttacaaaaatattaatttatattttttcatatgaaaaataatttaaaagtgaTGAATTTTCTTTGGTTTACTTTTCACGTATCtaaattaaatacttttttgaTCCTATGACTACTCATTGCATTTACAAAAATCtaacttcatgcatgtttgaTTTGAATCTAAAATAATGATACACGgagtgaattaaattataagtaTGTACTTGAACCAATACTCGACGATATGATCAAAATTAGATACAAAAGAGATGTATATTTCAAAGATTATGCACTCTTCTttgagaaaacaagaaaaaagattgCACATGTTCTACTCTTTCGTTGTGggaaaattaattactttgcGTGAAAatgtatttgaattttgaacacatgaattgtaaaaaaataagaaggtacttttaatcatagttttgaaatccggtCCGGCCCAGCGGGTCGATCCAGAGCTGGAACCGGgccaggttgaagaaaaaacaggagaagaaaaaacccggCGTGACCCGGTTAAAAACCCGGTTGcgacccgttgacttttgtttttttaatcaaaacgacgtcgttttgattaaaaaaaaaaagtaatccgGGTGACCCAATCAAAATCCAGGACTTAGGCTTTGAACCGGGCCAACCACCAAGCCAGATCTGAAAACTATACATTTAATAACACAGAAcaactataaaaaaaccatcttaCAATTTAGATGCATGGTAAAAGTGAAATCTCGTTAGCATATGACCTGTGAAGTGTGAAAAATATGCTTGAGgtagatgttgttttttaagtattttttatttgaaaatgtattaaaataattttattttaatttttaacattacatataaaaaaacaatctaaaaatatttttaaaataatttaaaaataaaaaaataaaaaaagcaatccAGCCacacaaacaaataatataaaaattgttcATGGACGattaagagcgtgtttgacagtgtggttgcgggtgcttttcaaataacttttcgtgccaaaatgcatgtcaatgatgttttttcattttttaaaaattatttttgacatcagcacattaaaacgatccaaaacatacaaaccatattaaattttagcaaaaaaaaaaaattcaaattttttagaaacgcgAATTAAActgcgttcccaaacgcttcctAAGAATCTGTTTAATGTTTCGACTCAGTTTAGAAAAATGTGGCATGAAAGAAATTTCCGAGCTAAACAAGTGTTAAAGAACTTAATTTAACTAGTTTGAAACTTAATTTACATCCATATTCTCTATTTTTCTAAACCTCttctcaaaaagaaaacaaaaggattattttttataacgaGTGTTAATCAGCTAAATAAATATGTAGTTTTAATAATAAGTTAGAAAAGTCAATTAGAGTTAATATACAtcgacctaatttttttttaaaaataaactagaattaACATATATTgactacattttattttttaaaagtaaaaaatcttGATCAGGCCAAGCTCAAGTTAATGAATTACCAAGTTCACCTAATTTTTTAACCGAAttatctaaatgttttttttttttaaaaaaaaaactcaaacccgTCGACCGTTCCAAATTTTTAAACAATGAACAATACATCCTCACTCCTGATCACCCATTGCGTCAAAACTCGACTAGGGGAAACTAAAAGGTTATGACTGCAGCATTAGTATACAAGGAAGCCAGAGGATAGCTAGTATCTAGATCAGCGATCAGCGATCAGCGATCAGAAGCATTCGGTTTGTGCAATAAAAATGGAGAATCTGATCGATGATTTTGTGTTCACATTTTTCACAGCATTCCTATTACTTGTGTTCAATATTAATGGCCAGCTTGAACCTAAGCCTCAACACCCCTTGCGTGCCTCCCAACTTGCACTAGTGAGCTATGCGTGTCCCAGTCCGCACCTAACATTATCAGCTGCCTGCCTTGGCTCCTCCGGTGTCTTCTCCGGTGATGCATGAAAAATATAGCTCGTTTTTGCCCATTAATCTGGTGAAGTGTGGACATTTTGTTTGCATATACAcgagcatgatttttttttaatctttcgaGTCCATTTACTCCATTTACTATAAATAATCATATTCTGAAATGTCTAACTATAGATGTCAAATTACTTGTTCGGAGCAATGAGCTTGTAGCTCCATTTCCACTCGTATTCCCAACCCTAAAGGATCTCTTCAATTTGAATCTCTACtccacgaaaaaaaaaaacacttaatttcataaaatcactcactttttttttaaatgatgttaaatacttctaaaaaattatattaagaaagTTATACACGATttgcttttgtgttttaaaagtgcttttaaaattttaattttaattttttttttattttaaattaatatttttttatctttaaattattttaatattaaaagtaaatttttaaaaataaaaaatattattttactatattactaaataaaaaatattttaaaaaacaattaaaattctgCACATCATTTAAGAAGGGTAGACTTTAACGGACTATTGTTGTTTTGTGGTCCATCACAAGCAAATGATGAACACGATaagcaaaatcaaacaaattgataaatatttcttttttttcccctcaaaaAGATGTTGTATAGTGACTAGAAATAGCAAGGATCAAGGGAGCTAACACACTTGCACTACAAGCCCATAGAACTGTGGCAACCGCAGACTGAGGAGTCAAGAGTGGCAATACATAGAGATCACTAGTGAATCTCTCCTCCAAATCTTTCTGTAGAATATTCAAAACCCACCATTACTTCCTTTGTTTCTCGTGACTTCACAATCTGAACTAATCACCACTCTTGCATTCAATCTCCTATCCTGCCTGCAACTGTCAGACACTCAAAGTTCACAtattttcagttctttttctCCTAAATTATTGCCAGCCAGTGAaaaattttgatctttttagtctccttttgttttctggaCCATTTGGATTCTGATATTCAAAGCTTTAGATTTAACAGGGTGGCTTTTGTCTCTCATCATTTTTGCATCTGCTCTGGTTTCTGACTATTTAGGGACcttcaagaaaacatttttacATTTTGGAATTGCCATGATACTAATCTCTTAGGATTCCAAATTTCTTGGATCTTACAtttaaagaaagggaaaaatagTTGGGGTTGTAGTTCCTTGGTTTGATTCAAAGATGGATTCTTTCTGTGGTGCCTTGATGGCAAGTGCTGGCGCCAATGCGGTAAATTTTAACAAAGGAGGTATTGGAAATGATGGGACTATCTTTTGGGGTGAGAATCTTAAGAAGAACCTGAAGAGCTGGGATTCGAGAGCCCAGTTGCGGAAAAATTTGAGAAGTGGTGTTAAGAAGATCAAGCCTGGAGTTGCTTACTCTCTTCTTACATCAGATGTTAACGAAGAAACTGTGGTAATTACATACACTGTTCAACATCTGATGTCtatattttaatgtttgattcTGCTAGGTTGCAAtacttaagtattttttattttgattttagatttttgagGCACCGGTGTTTGAGACTCCACAAGCAGACCCAAGTAATGTAGCTTCGATCATATTAGGCGGAGGAGCTGGGACACGCCTCTTTCCTCTTACTAGCAGAAGGGCCAAGCCCGCGGTAAGATTTGATTAGCTCATGGTTtctagaaataatttttgagtttttgtgaAAAAGCTGAAATCATAGTGGGGGCTTcgaattttttgttgttgtattttattaagaataacTGTAGATTTATGTTTGTGTTTCTTAAATACAGGTTCCAATTGGAGGCTGTTACAGGTTGATTGATATTCCTATGAGTAATTGCATCAATAGTGGGATAAAGAAGATTTTCATCCTAACCCAGTTTAATTCCTTCTCACTCAATCGGCATCTAGCTCGTACTTATAACTTTGGCAATGGTGTTAGTTTTGGAGATGGATTTGTGGAGGTAAGATGGTTCTGGTGAAGGAGTGTTTAGAATCTTCTAAATTGTATACAATACACCAAAACAGTATCATAGGAGGAGCTTATGCTATGGTCTATTGAGGCATGGCAATATCATGAAAGAATGCATTTCTGTTAAATTGCTCATTACTTTATCAATCATGCGACTACAGAGTTGTCTTTGTTGTCAAATTGAGTGTTATTTTCAACTACTGGTGTGAAAGTTTTTAAGAGAGACATCTTTGCCCGAGGAACAGGTTTTGGCAGCTACTCAAACACCAGGGGAAGCAGGAAAGAAGTGGTTTCAAGGAACTGCAGATGCTGTGAGGCAATTTATATGGATGTTTGAGGTGAGAGCTCAGAATTTTGCTTTCTATCGAAGATTTGAACTTACCAGTGTAAATTTGACTAAATGGGTTTCACTTGTTTATTCAGGATGCAAGGACCAAGAACGTGGAGCATGTATTAATCTTGTCTGGTGATCATCTTTATCGAATGAACTACATGGAGTTTGTTCAGGTACTTTTTTATGCGTTCACTTGTGGGATATTGCATCAAATACAGTTTTCTATTGTGTCTGATTCCTACAATTCGACTTAACTTCTGCCTTTTGATGTCTAATGCATTTGCAGAAGCATATCGACACTAACGCAGATATTACAGTTTCCTGTGTACCCATGGATGACAGGTATCTCTAGAGTACTTTTACGTTATATTGCATGGTCTTGTGGCAGTGTCTGGTAACTATAGAATTCTAATTGATGTCATTCAATTTGCCATCATTCATAACATTACTTGTTGATAAATATTGTTGTGCATTTGGAAATTCATTGAAATTAGTTATCTTGCAGTCGTGCATCAGATTATGGACTGATGAAGATTGATAGCACTGGGCGTATCATTCAATTTGCTGAGAAACCTAAGGGCACTGATCTGAAAGCAATGGTAGTTAGTCTGTacttatctcatttttttttgagCTCCAATTCTTAGTTATAGACTTAATCAAGATCCTTTCTGGTCTTCTCTAAGTTGATATGCCCTTAGTTTTTATATCTAGCTAGTGAATTTTCTTTGCACTGCAGCAAGTTGATACCACTCTTCTTGGACTCTCCAAGCAAGAAGCCATGCAATTTCCCTATATTGCTTCAATGGGCGTTTATGTGTTTAGAACTGATGTCTTGCTGAAGCTTCTGAGGTGTAGCTATCCCTCATGCAACGACTTTGGTTCTGAAATCATTCCATCTGCTGTGAAGGAGCATAATGTCCAGGTGAGATTGCTACTCAATCATAGATTCATCCACTTGCCCTTCCTTCTCTtccaatttttcatttctaGTTAATTTGCATCAGTTAACTTTATTCCAGTAATTGAATTTCTGCATTTCTGAGCTCTTTTAATTTTCAGGCTTATTTATTCAACGACTACTGGGAGGACATTGGAACAATAAAGTCCCTTTTTGATGCCAATTTGGCCCTCACGGAGCAGGTCGGCATTATTGTCATACCATTTGTTTCTGTAGTAACCTGGTAGCACTGCAATGAGGGGGCTTTCCTTTTTTCAAAAAGGTCATGGTTCTGCAAATTGATCAGTTGGTTTTCTTCAATGCAGCCAccaaagtttgaattttacgATCCGAAGACACCTTTCTTCACCTCTCCTAGATTCTTACCGCCTACTAAAGTTGATAAATGCAGGGTATGATTTCAATTGCAAATGAGGTTACAATTTCTAATGTGCTTGTTGCATCTCATGTAACATTTTTTTGTTGCAGATTGTCGATGCAATAATCTCACATGGCTGCTTTTTACGAGAATGTAGCGTGCAACATTCTATTGTAGGAGTCCGCTCACGTTTAGAGAGTGGTGTTGAGCTTACAGTAAGCTAGCTTTCTTACCCTTTTCTTTCCTCGTTTCCAGGCTTCTCTTCCCTTCTTGTTTAAAGCTGGTACTGGATTAAGAAGGCTTTCTTtggtattaaattaattgactTACAGAGGCAGGGTTCTGGATTTAGGGGCATCACATTCTAACCCTATTGGATTTGATTAGTTCAGCCAAAAATAGGCTCCTAGATGGCAGTAGATGAAATTAAGCATGCCAGTATGCTAGGAAATTGGCTCCACCATGGCCAGTTATGTTGGAATGCACATTATTGGAGGATGTCCACTGACAACAATATACTTTAGGGGCCTATACCAGTTCCAGATAGTGCTTTTGTTTATATTTGGTTTACATTTAGTGTTTGGTGACACGTCATGATATCAgactgcattaaaaaaaaataccattaaaaTCTGTAATGATGATCTTAAGCAATGTTATTGTAATATTAAGGAAGTCGTGGAAAAGATAGATCATTCTGCAAAAACCAGAGTGCATTCTATAAGGCATTGCGTTTGCAGTGTCTTCAAGGTTTTCCGAAACTCCCCACTCTAATTGCATATTTCTGCCATCTGAATGAGGGTCAAGATGTACTGGTCAGATGCATGTGTAAGGTAGGtactcaattcatttttttattgaaatcccATAAATGCACATGATTTTGTGTGCAtgaattttaacataaatagtGATCGTTAGTTGATGCCAAGATGGCATCATGTAGAAGCTTGGCCAATTTGTCCTTTCAATTCCAGAGCGACAACTGATTATGGTAATATCCTAACTAGAGGGTGCTTATATCTCCAGGATACTATGATGATGGGTGCTGACTACTATCAAACTGAATCTGAAATTGCCTCTGTGCTAGCGGAAGGAAAGGTTCCAATTGGCGTGGGTCAGAATACCAAAATCAGGTAAGATTTTGGCTGCGACCCCTCTTTCCCATGCACAGGTACACATGCAGAAACTTTCAGTGTACAAGATGAGACCTGCATGTTGTTTCTGCAGTTTATAATGCTTTATCGATTCTTTCATGTAACATCATCCAATCATAATTGCTTATACctattaaaatattcatatttggATTCTTTGGCCTGATGGCAGAACATATGCATTTTTTCCCCAGGAATTGTATTATTGATAAGAATGCCAAGATAGGAAAAGATGTGATCATCACAAATGCTGATGTAAGTATAACTTTCTGTTCTCCCTAAACTTCATGTCAACTTGGAGTGTTTTCAATACCACCTAGAAGTGTCCTGTGTTTGATCGGCATATATCTGCTCTGGCTCATCAGGGTGTTCAAGAAGCAGACAGGCCAAGTGAAGGATTTTACATTAGATCAGGGAT is part of the Populus trichocarpa isolate Nisqually-1 chromosome 2, P.trichocarpa_v4.1, whole genome shotgun sequence genome and encodes:
- the LOC7479731 gene encoding glucose-1-phosphate adenylyltransferase large subunit, chloroplastic/amyloplastic, with translation MDSFCGALMASAGANAVNFNKGGIGNDGTIFWGENLKKNLKSWDSRAQLRKNLRSGVKKIKPGVAYSLLTSDVNEETVIFEAPVFETPQADPSNVASIILGGGAGTRLFPLTSRRAKPAVPIGGCYRLIDIPMSNCINSGIKKIFILTQFNSFSLNRHLARTYNFGNGVSFGDGFVEVLAATQTPGEAGKKWFQGTADAVRQFIWMFEDARTKNVEHVLILSGDHLYRMNYMEFVQKHIDTNADITVSCVPMDDSRASDYGLMKIDSTGRIIQFAEKPKGTDLKAMQVDTTLLGLSKQEAMQFPYIASMGVYVFRTDVLLKLLRCSYPSCNDFGSEIIPSAVKEHNVQAYLFNDYWEDIGTIKSLFDANLALTEQPPKFEFYDPKTPFFTSPRFLPPTKVDKCRIVDAIISHGCFLRECSVQHSIVGVRSRLESGVELTDTMMMGADYYQTESEIASVLAEGKVPIGVGQNTKIRNCIIDKNAKIGKDVIITNADGVQEADRPSEGFYIRSGITAVLKNATIKDGTII